One segment of Candidatus Wallbacteria bacterium DNA contains the following:
- a CDS encoding FtsL-like putative cell division protein: protein MRKDSVFSRKSISVYITGLILFSFLLLLYIWEGTIAVEKNFQYKNCQKENLELQKRLSQLEIKYNKESSVSNIEKIAKERLQMVYPEKIQFIVRPPK from the coding sequence ATGAGAAAAGATTCGGTGTTTTCTCGAAAATCAATTTCAGTCTATATTACAGGACTGATTCTGTTCTCTTTTCTCCTGCTGCTCTATATATGGGAAGGAACGATCGCAGTGGAAAAGAATTTCCAGTATAAAAACTGTCAGAAGGAAAACCTGGAGCTGCAGAAACGTCTTTCCCAGCTGGAAATTAAGTACAACAAGGAATCATCCGTAAGCAACATCGAAAAAATCGCCAAAGAACGCCTGCAGATGGTATACCCTGAAAAAATCCAGTTCATCGTCAGACCCCCGAAATGA
- the rsmH gene encoding 16S rRNA (cytosine(1402)-N(4))-methyltransferase RsmH has translation MKLDISRHQSVLVNEVISHLVVKQEGIYVDCTLGFGGHSSAILSRLGQSGRLIGIESDPETCSEARLKVNDQRFEAVLGTYQKIDFHLIERGITKVDGIFADLGVSSAQLDQPGKGFSFRLDGPLDMRMDPDLQTAEEIVNTWSTEDLARIFREYGEEPKAWKIATAIEEERRRSRIVSTVQLAELVHRVYHFQKGRIDTATKIFQALRITVNHELENLETLLSKSQRLLNSGGRIAIISYHSLEDRIVKNFFRDKSRSCTCPKELPECRCGGIKLMSLITRKCIFPDENEISLNPRSRSARLRVAEYLGSKTET, from the coding sequence ATGAAATTGGATATTTCCAGACATCAAAGCGTACTGGTCAACGAAGTGATTTCTCATCTGGTCGTAAAACAGGAGGGAATCTATGTGGATTGTACGCTGGGATTCGGCGGGCACAGTTCCGCGATCTTATCCAGGCTCGGCCAATCCGGCAGACTGATTGGAATTGAATCTGATCCCGAGACTTGCTCCGAAGCGAGATTGAAAGTAAATGATCAGAGATTCGAGGCTGTGCTTGGCACATACCAGAAAATCGACTTTCATCTCATCGAACGTGGAATCACTAAAGTGGATGGTATCTTCGCCGACCTTGGTGTTTCCTCAGCCCAGCTCGACCAGCCGGGAAAAGGCTTCAGTTTTCGGCTGGATGGCCCACTCGACATGAGGATGGATCCGGATCTGCAGACAGCCGAGGAAATCGTAAACACCTGGTCCACGGAAGATCTGGCACGGATTTTCAGAGAATACGGGGAAGAACCAAAAGCCTGGAAAATCGCTACAGCCATTGAAGAAGAACGACGGCGAAGCAGAATCGTCTCCACAGTTCAGCTCGCAGAACTGGTTCACAGGGTCTATCATTTTCAGAAAGGCAGGATCGATACTGCCACCAAGATCTTCCAAGCGCTCAGAATCACAGTCAACCATGAACTGGAAAATCTGGAAACGCTGCTCTCCAAATCACAGCGTCTCCTCAATTCCGGCGGCAGGATCGCAATCATCAGCTATCACTCCCTTGAAGACAGAATCGTGAAAAATTTTTTCCGCGATAAAAGTAGAAGCTGCACCTGCCCCAAAGAGTTGCCAGAATGCCGCTGCGGTGGTATAAAGTTAATGTCTCTCATCACCAGAAAATGCATTTTTCCGGATGAGAACGAAATCAGCCTAAACCCCAGGTCCCGGAGCGCCCGCCTGAGAGTGGCGGAATATCTGGGAAGTAAGACAGAAACATGA